In the genome of Hyphomonas sp. Mor2, one region contains:
- a CDS encoding pyruvate, water dikinase regulatory protein: protein MRLSIYFNVHLVSDSTGETLNAVMRAAAAQFDRTIPLEHNYYLVRSERQLDRVMAEIEAAPGVVWYTVSDENLRRKLEQFCRQRGIQTLPVLDPSIHMLSRHLGIAASEKIAGQHSLNEDYFKRISAIDFALNHDDGQNVTGLVDADVVLLGVSRTSKTPTCVYLANRGVKAGNIPLVPGIPLPSMVEELQHPMVVGLKIGVERLLQIRSQRLMSLNENSKTDYVDEEAVRAEVTEASRLFQRNKWPVIDVSRRSVEETAAAILNKLNERRGFI, encoded by the coding sequence ATGCGGCTCTCTATCTATTTCAATGTGCACCTTGTGTCGGATTCGACGGGCGAGACGCTGAATGCCGTCATGCGGGCGGCCGCGGCGCAATTCGATCGCACGATTCCGCTGGAACATAATTATTATCTTGTTCGCTCCGAACGACAGCTCGATCGTGTAATGGCCGAAATCGAAGCCGCGCCCGGCGTGGTTTGGTACACGGTTTCGGATGAGAATCTGCGACGGAAGCTCGAACAGTTCTGTCGGCAGCGGGGGATACAAACGCTGCCTGTCCTGGATCCATCCATCCATATGCTCTCGCGCCATCTGGGCATCGCAGCAAGTGAGAAGATTGCCGGCCAGCACTCTTTGAACGAAGACTATTTCAAGCGGATTTCCGCCATTGATTTTGCCCTCAATCATGATGATGGCCAAAACGTTACCGGTCTTGTCGATGCAGATGTGGTCCTGCTCGGTGTCAGTCGAACATCGAAGACGCCAACCTGCGTCTACCTTGCCAATCGCGGCGTAAAGGCCGGAAACATCCCGCTCGTCCCGGGCATTCCATTGCCGTCTATGGTTGAGGAGTTGCAGCACCCCATGGTTGTCGGATTGAAGATCGGGGTCGAGCGGTTGCTGCAAATTCGCAGTCAGCGTCTCATGTCCCTGAACGAAAACTCCAAGACCGACTATGTCGATGAAGAAGCGGTGCGGGCGGAAGTGACCGAAGCCAGCCGCCTGTTTCAGCGGAACAAATGGCCGGTCATCGATGTGTCGCGGCGCAGCGTTGAAGAAACGGCTGCCGCGATCCTGAATAAACTGAATGAACGCCGGGGCTTCATCTGA
- a CDS encoding Maf family protein, whose translation MTNVILASGSASRRALLAGAGVDADSIKPNVDEDAAKIAMRAEGLSVRDQAMQLAEMKAVKVSRSRSGLVIGGDQMLNLDNEAFDKPADLEAAKDHLRKLSGKTHYLETGIVIAENGTPVWRHLARPKLSVRTLSNEFIDAYVEACGEALLSTVGAYQLEGRGAQLFTQIDGDYFSVLGLPLLPLLDYLRVRGVVTT comes from the coding sequence ATGACAAACGTCATTTTGGCTTCCGGCAGCGCCAGTCGCCGGGCTTTGCTCGCAGGCGCCGGTGTGGATGCAGACTCCATAAAACCAAATGTCGATGAGGACGCCGCGAAAATCGCCATGCGGGCTGAGGGCCTGAGCGTCCGGGATCAGGCCATGCAATTGGCTGAAATGAAAGCTGTAAAGGTCTCTCGCTCAAGATCTGGCCTGGTGATTGGCGGTGACCAGATGCTCAATCTGGACAATGAAGCCTTTGACAAACCGGCTGACCTGGAGGCCGCAAAGGACCATTTGCGAAAGCTGTCTGGCAAGACTCACTATCTCGAAACGGGGATCGTAATTGCTGAAAATGGCACGCCTGTCTGGCGTCACCTGGCCCGCCCCAAACTATCTGTTCGTACACTGAGTAATGAATTTATCGATGCGTATGTTGAGGCGTGTGGAGAGGCATTACTCAGCACGGTCGGCGCCTATCAGCTTGAGGGTCGGGGCGCTCAGCTTTTCACGCAAATTGACGGGGACTATTTCTCCGTTCTTGGCCTGCCTTTATTGCCCTTGCTTGATTATCTTCGAGTTCGGGGGGTCGTGACGACATGA
- the aroE gene encoding shikimate dehydrogenase: MTKLLGVIGDPIAHSLSPIIHNGWLRDMGFDATYEAMHVPKGEFTRALKTLEKRDCLGVNVTLPHKGAALLAANMVSDAAQKIQAANTLTYLGESEWRADNTDAPGFMEALGRVNPDSDRAVILGAGGSARAIVHALSVCGVNLAILNRTVSKAEALAGDLGDENAVGASIDLYTEYIESATIIINTTSMGHEGRVLELPDGRGRTFFDISYGKISAPQLQHAAEKGWQVKDGLTMLVAQAAFSFKIWFGEMPDLDSGLRRCRAALEAVS, encoded by the coding sequence ATGACCAAGCTCCTCGGCGTCATCGGTGACCCCATCGCGCACTCCTTGTCTCCGATTATTCATAATGGATGGCTCAGGGATATGGGCTTTGATGCGACTTATGAAGCGATGCATGTCCCAAAGGGAGAATTCACTAGAGCTCTGAAAACACTAGAGAAACGAGACTGCCTCGGCGTGAACGTGACATTGCCGCACAAGGGGGCTGCTTTGCTGGCAGCGAACATGGTGAGCGACGCGGCGCAAAAAATCCAGGCGGCGAATACGCTGACCTATTTAGGCGAAAGCGAGTGGCGTGCGGACAATACCGACGCCCCAGGTTTTATGGAAGCGCTTGGACGGGTAAATCCGGACTCAGATCGAGCAGTTATATTAGGAGCGGGCGGCTCAGCGCGCGCGATAGTTCATGCACTATCTGTATGCGGAGTAAATCTAGCTATCCTGAATCGTACAGTGTCAAAAGCGGAGGCGCTTGCCGGAGATTTAGGCGATGAGAATGCTGTCGGTGCATCGATAGATCTGTATACAGAATATATCGAATCCGCAACAATCATCATCAATACAACCAGTATGGGGCATGAAGGCAGGGTCCTCGAATTGCCTGATGGCAGAGGGCGGACGTTTTTCGATATTTCCTATGGCAAGATATCAGCGCCTCAACTTCAACATGCAGCGGAAAAAGGCTGGCAGGTAAAGGACGGACTGACCATGTTGGTGGCGCAAGCGGCATTCAGCTTCAAGATCTGGTTTGGAGAGATGCCCGATCTCGACTCCGGACTGAGACGGTGCCGCGCCGCACTGGAGGCTGTGTCATGA
- the coaE gene encoding dephospho-CoA kinase (Dephospho-CoA kinase (CoaE) performs the final step in coenzyme A biosynthesis.) yields the protein MIILGLTGSIGMGKTATAAMFEAAGLPVYDADAAVHALYEKGGAAVGPLSERFGDILKDGAVDRAALRAKVVDDPSAMKDLEQIVHPLVGQSQLSFRQQALESESKIAVLDIPLLFETGGDQRCDYVAVVTAPADVQRARVLARGEMDEAQFEQIRTKQMSDADKRARADFVISTAFGFDFTRAHVQAIIDLLNGLDEADD from the coding sequence ATGATCATTCTCGGGCTCACCGGTTCTATCGGCATGGGGAAGACCGCGACGGCGGCGATGTTCGAAGCTGCCGGACTGCCGGTCTATGATGCTGATGCGGCTGTGCATGCGCTCTATGAAAAAGGCGGGGCGGCGGTCGGACCCTTGTCCGAAAGATTCGGCGATATTCTCAAAGACGGCGCCGTGGATCGCGCTGCCCTTCGGGCAAAAGTGGTCGACGATCCGAGTGCAATGAAGGATCTGGAGCAAATTGTGCATCCATTGGTCGGCCAGAGTCAGTTGAGCTTTCGCCAGCAAGCCCTTGAAAGCGAGTCAAAAATTGCGGTCCTGGACATTCCACTCCTGTTCGAAACGGGCGGGGATCAGCGCTGTGACTATGTCGCGGTGGTCACGGCCCCAGCCGATGTTCAACGGGCACGGGTTCTGGCCCGCGGCGAGATGGATGAAGCGCAGTTTGAGCAAATCCGGACCAAACAAATGTCCGACGCCGACAAACGCGCGCGGGCGGACTTTGTCATCAGCACAGCATTCGGCTTTGACTTCACGCGCGCACACGTTCAAGCCATAATAGATCTTCTAAATGGCCTGGACGAAGCAGATGACTGA
- the dnaQ gene encoding DNA polymerase III subunit epsilon, with protein MTETLREIAFDTETTGLEWDKDDRIIELGAVELINHVPSGKTFQTYINPGRPVSEATIQITGITDDDLVDKPGFEDPSIVDAFLDFIGDATLVAHNAKFDRGFLNMELQRCGKAIIPEERWVDTVAIARKKYPGAPASLDALCKRFDVNAEARTFHGALLDSQLLAEVYLELLGGRARKFDFGGQSGVSSGERAPAIQRPAPLDRGIPEDDKSTHAEFVESLGEDAIWKRYA; from the coding sequence ATGACTGAGACCCTTCGCGAGATCGCGTTCGACACGGAAACCACCGGACTCGAATGGGACAAGGATGATCGGATCATCGAACTGGGCGCGGTCGAGCTGATCAATCACGTCCCCAGTGGCAAGACGTTCCAGACCTATATCAATCCCGGACGTCCGGTTTCCGAAGCGACCATCCAGATCACCGGCATCACAGATGATGATCTCGTCGATAAACCTGGTTTCGAAGATCCGTCTATCGTCGATGCATTTCTGGACTTTATCGGCGATGCGACGCTGGTCGCGCACAATGCCAAGTTTGACCGGGGCTTCCTGAATATGGAGCTCCAAAGATGCGGGAAGGCGATTATTCCCGAAGAGCGCTGGGTCGACACCGTTGCGATTGCGCGCAAGAAATATCCAGGTGCGCCAGCCAGCCTTGACGCGCTTTGCAAGCGTTTTGATGTGAATGCCGAAGCGCGGACGTTCCACGGCGCTTTGCTCGACAGTCAGTTGCTGGCCGAAGTGTATCTGGAACTACTTGGCGGCCGCGCTCGAAAGTTTGATTTTGGCGGTCAGTCCGGCGTGAGCAGCGGCGAGCGGGCGCCTGCGATACAGCGCCCTGCCCCGCTCGATCGCGGCATTCCGGAGGATGACAAATCCACCCACGCCGAGTTTGTTGAGTCCCTCGGCGAGGACGCGATCTGGAAGCGTTACGCCTGA
- the secB gene encoding protein-export chaperone SecB: protein MTDTPDMATQPQDNAQPQGPAIRVLSQYIKDLSFENPGATVQDQPNIELGIDVGASPREGQEGVFEVTLKLKARAGTQSTALFLIEMDYAGLFQLQGFAPADMEPILLIECPRILFPFARRIIADISAEGGFPPLRIDPVDFGALYNSQKQRAAQAAAQQQAAPAPSEPQA from the coding sequence ATGACCGACACCCCAGATATGGCAACCCAGCCGCAAGACAATGCCCAGCCACAAGGGCCCGCTATTCGCGTTCTCAGCCAATATATCAAAGACCTGTCTTTCGAAAATCCAGGCGCCACGGTTCAGGATCAACCAAACATCGAGCTCGGCATTGATGTCGGTGCATCCCCGCGTGAAGGCCAGGAGGGCGTGTTCGAAGTCACATTGAAGCTCAAGGCGCGCGCGGGCACCCAGTCTACCGCGCTGTTCCTGATCGAGATGGACTATGCCGGTCTGTTCCAGCTGCAAGGTTTTGCGCCGGCAGATATGGAACCGATTCTGCTGATCGAATGCCCGCGAATCCTGTTTCCGTTCGCACGTCGCATCATCGCCGACATCTCAGCAGAAGGTGGGTTCCCGCCGCTGCGCATCGATCCGGTCGACTTTGGGGCACTGTATAATTCCCAGAAACAGCGGGCTGCCCAGGCCGCTGCGCAACAACAAGCGGCACCGGCGCCGAGCGAACCTCAGGCGTAA
- a CDS encoding Tim44/TimA family putative adaptor protein, which translates to MSSSMIEFLLLAGIALFIGWRLFVTLGQDDGPPDGRDRSPNPSPSPVPFEQAPSGGDVVQMRPNFTGPAADGMEAIYDVDPSFEPVGFMRGARGAYEMIVGAFGRGDRAALKPLLDTDVYEAWDAAIAEREATGAEGLQLLRIRKAEITDASLDETGMARVTVHYESELGDGETTTKASELWTFMRQTSSSDPNWLLDDVDTAD; encoded by the coding sequence ATGTCTTCATCCATGATCGAATTTCTGCTCCTGGCAGGCATCGCCCTGTTTATCGGCTGGCGGCTATTCGTGACCCTTGGCCAGGATGATGGTCCGCCGGACGGCCGCGACCGCTCGCCCAATCCAAGCCCGAGCCCCGTCCCTTTCGAGCAAGCGCCAAGTGGCGGCGACGTGGTTCAGATGCGTCCGAACTTTACCGGACCCGCCGCCGATGGAATGGAGGCGATTTATGATGTCGACCCTTCATTCGAGCCTGTCGGATTCATGCGCGGCGCGCGCGGCGCCTACGAGATGATTGTCGGTGCCTTCGGCCGTGGGGATCGCGCCGCCCTGAAGCCATTGCTGGATACCGATGTCTATGAAGCCTGGGATGCAGCGATCGCGGAACGTGAAGCAACCGGCGCGGAAGGTCTGCAATTGTTGCGCATCCGCAAAGCCGAGATCACCGATGCTTCGCTCGACGAAACCGGCATGGCGCGTGTGACCGTCCATTACGAGTCCGAGCTTGGCGACGGCGAAACGACGACCAAGGCCAGCGAGCTCTGGACCTTTATGCGACAGACCAGTTCTTCCGATCCGAATTGGTTGCTCGATGATGTGGACACGGCCGACTAG
- a CDS encoding MltA domain-containing protein: MRIIGLLCGALLALSGCVSSAPNRVPPRTVQVPPPQPVDPSLWETLPRPVAYDSLPGWQTADLAPGLSALVRSCRVFEARTPQSLVSSRAPWAGRHDDWAPACAALDVIEDANSARAVMQALFTPVEIAAPDGQSRFTGYFEPTYEARLYPEPPFTEPVPGRPNDLITSSGKVYQTLPDGSRREYPIRAEITASGVRPLAYAHPADVFFLQIQGSGRLILPDGRTLRAVYAANNGQPFRSTANWLLERGWISRGEASMQGIRAWMDRTTPERARQAMNSNPRFVFFDLEPEGDPRLGPKGSFGVPLTPLGSMAVDLNYHAGGVPMFVQTTAPGLGGNWSGLVVSQDTGGAIKGAVRGDLYFGTGSAAGARADTVNAPGRMWVLLPRAVAERIRLNSAAQSTSTGPVVLTP, encoded by the coding sequence ATGCGAATCATCGGCCTTCTTTGCGGGGCGCTGCTTGCCTTGTCCGGATGCGTTTCGAGCGCACCGAACCGCGTTCCGCCGCGCACCGTGCAAGTGCCGCCGCCGCAACCCGTGGATCCAAGTCTCTGGGAGACGCTGCCTCGTCCCGTTGCCTATGACAGCCTGCCCGGATGGCAGACCGCTGACCTTGCGCCCGGCCTTTCGGCCCTCGTTCGTTCTTGCCGGGTGTTTGAGGCGCGCACGCCACAAAGTCTTGTGTCCAGTCGCGCGCCCTGGGCAGGTCGGCATGATGACTGGGCGCCAGCCTGCGCGGCGTTGGATGTCATCGAAGATGCCAACAGCGCCCGCGCCGTGATGCAGGCCCTTTTCACGCCGGTGGAAATTGCAGCGCCAGACGGCCAATCGCGGTTTACTGGCTATTTCGAACCTACTTATGAGGCGCGTCTGTATCCGGAACCGCCCTTCACGGAGCCGGTTCCTGGGCGACCGAATGATCTGATCACATCGTCCGGAAAGGTGTATCAGACACTGCCGGATGGCAGCCGGCGGGAATATCCGATTCGGGCGGAGATCACCGCAAGCGGCGTCCGGCCATTGGCCTATGCCCATCCGGCGGATGTGTTCTTCCTGCAGATCCAGGGGTCCGGCCGACTGATCCTGCCGGATGGTCGGACGCTGCGCGCGGTCTATGCCGCCAATAATGGTCAGCCATTCCGGTCGACAGCGAATTGGCTGTTGGAGCGGGGTTGGATCTCGCGCGGGGAGGCCAGCATGCAAGGCATTCGCGCCTGGATGGACCGGACCACGCCCGAGCGGGCGCGTCAGGCCATGAACTCCAATCCGCGATTTGTGTTCTTCGACCTGGAGCCAGAAGGTGACCCGCGCCTCGGGCCAAAGGGTTCATTCGGGGTTCCACTGACGCCGCTCGGATCGATGGCTGTAGATCTCAATTATCATGCCGGCGGGGTGCCCATGTTTGTGCAGACGACGGCGCCGGGTCTGGGTGGAAACTGGTCGGGCCTGGTGGTCTCGCAGGATACTGGCGGCGCCATCAAGGGCGCGGTGCGCGGCGATCTCTATTTTGGCACGGGGTCTGCGGCGGGGGCCCGCGCGGATACGGTCAACGCGCCCGGCCGAATGTGGGTCTTGCTGCCGCGCGCGGTCGCAGAGCGTATCCGATTAAACAGCGCGGCGCAGTCAACCAGCACTGGACCTGTCGTACTGACGCCCTAA
- a CDS encoding Smr/MutS family protein — MSGRDLTDKDKRAWAAVSRTVKPLTGRRGTPAGTPRARDEPSPSAPPKLRNRPLPAPQNRQNERSVRRGKQSIAASFDLHGHTRESAFQILPRFLRLEQAKGSQCVIVITGKGKRGEGVLRQSFLHWLELPEARALISGYAPAHAKHGGTGAWYVFLRRR; from the coding sequence ATGAGTGGTCGTGATCTCACAGACAAGGATAAACGCGCCTGGGCGGCGGTCAGCCGCACGGTGAAACCGCTTACCGGGCGGCGTGGGACTCCGGCCGGAACACCTCGCGCCCGCGATGAACCCAGTCCATCGGCGCCTCCCAAGCTGCGCAATCGCCCCCTGCCCGCGCCGCAGAACCGGCAGAATGAGCGATCTGTTCGCCGCGGCAAGCAATCCATCGCGGCCAGTTTTGATCTACACGGCCATACTCGCGAAAGCGCCTTTCAGATTCTGCCCCGTTTTCTGCGGCTCGAACAAGCGAAGGGTTCGCAATGCGTGATCGTCATCACCGGTAAAGGCAAGCGCGGAGAAGGCGTCTTGCGCCAGAGCTTTTTGCATTGGCTTGAACTGCCGGAGGCGCGTGCCTTGATCAGCGGTTATGCCCCGGCGCATGCGAAGCATGGGGGAACGGGCGCATGGTATGTGTTTTTGCGGCGGCGATAG
- the mscL gene encoding large conductance mechanosensitive channel protein MscL translates to MFNEFKEFAMKGNLVDMAVGFVMGGAFATVVTAFIQGVFLPALSPVLGGLDFGSWAYEIAPAVLAEDGTVVTEAVSIKIGEFVSATISFIIVAFVMFLIIKGMNNMMKKEEEAPAEPPAPPRQEVLLEEIRNLLAKQS, encoded by the coding sequence ATGTTCAACGAATTCAAAGAGTTTGCCATGAAAGGCAATCTTGTCGACATGGCGGTTGGTTTCGTCATGGGCGGCGCGTTTGCCACCGTGGTGACCGCCTTCATTCAGGGCGTATTTTTGCCGGCCCTCAGCCCGGTCCTGGGTGGCCTGGACTTTGGCAGCTGGGCTTATGAGATAGCGCCAGCGGTTCTGGCCGAAGACGGCACGGTCGTGACCGAAGCGGTATCGATCAAGATTGGCGAATTCGTCTCCGCGACGATCTCCTTCATCATTGTCGCCTTCGTCATGTTCCTGATCATCAAGGGCATGAACAATATGATGAAGAAGGAAGAGGAAGCACCAGCGGAACCACCGGCCCCACCGCGTCAGGAAGTGCTGCTCGAGGAAATTCGCAATCTCCTCGCAAAACAGTCGTAA
- the ihfB gene encoding integration host factor subunit beta → MLRSELIAKLADENPDLRPEDLEKVVGVILDEIAEALARGDRVELRGFGAFSVRHRKARKGRNPRTGESVQVEAKSVPFFRPGKELRARVNDGVDPESR, encoded by the coding sequence ATGCTGAGATCCGAACTGATTGCCAAACTTGCGGATGAAAATCCCGATTTGCGCCCCGAAGACCTCGAAAAAGTTGTTGGTGTGATCCTTGATGAGATCGCCGAAGCCCTGGCCCGTGGGGACCGAGTGGAATTGCGCGGGTTCGGCGCCTTCTCCGTCCGCCATCGCAAGGCCCGCAAGGGTCGCAATCCACGCACCGGCGAGTCGGTACAGGTGGAAGCCAAATCCGTTCCCTTCTTTCGTCCGGGCAAGGAATTGCGGGCCCGTGTGAATGACGGTGTCGACCCGGAATCGCGATAA
- the rpsA gene encoding 30S ribosomal protein S1, whose protein sequence is MTESMNPSTEDFASMFEESAGASTLQEGKVVPATVISNNGDFLVLDVGLKTEGRVAAKEFLLEEKQPEAGDIVEVYLDRIENLMGEAVLSRDKARREESWIRLEDNYNKEEPVKGAIVGRVKGGFTVDLGGVNAFLPGSQVDIRPVRDVGPLMNEVQPFAILKMDRARGNVVVSRRAILEESRAEQRAEIVGDMNEGDTREGVVKNITDYGAFVDLGGIDGLLHVTDMSWKRVNHPSQVVNVGDTVKVQIIKINPETQRISLGMKQLESDPWDDIEAKYTVGTRMSGQVTNITDYGAFVELEDGVEGLIHVSEMSWTKKNVHPGKIVSTSQEVLVEVLDVDSEKRRISLGLKQTQDNPWSAFMAEHPVGTDIEGEVRGITEFGLFVGLGPDLDGMVHINDISWEQSGEEAIQAFNKGDTVTARVLDVDTEKERISLGIKQVGGDPIADNASVKRGAIVTCTVTEVASGGIEVEFGDPAVKAFIRRSDLSRDRSEQRPERFAVGDKVDAKVTQVDRSSRRISVSIKALEISEEQEAVAQYGSADSGASLGDILGAALATGDAAEAPAEEEVKAEADAEEAPKKKKAAPKKKAAPKKKKADEGDDA, encoded by the coding sequence ATGACTGAATCAATGAACCCCTCGACTGAGGATTTTGCCTCCATGTTCGAGGAAAGCGCTGGTGCTTCCACCCTGCAAGAGGGCAAGGTTGTTCCAGCCACCGTCATTTCCAATAATGGCGACTTTCTCGTGCTCGACGTTGGCCTGAAAACCGAAGGCCGTGTTGCAGCAAAAGAATTCCTGCTTGAGGAAAAGCAGCCTGAAGCTGGCGATATTGTCGAAGTTTACCTCGACCGGATCGAAAACCTGATGGGCGAAGCCGTTCTGTCGCGCGACAAGGCTCGCCGCGAAGAAAGCTGGATTCGCCTCGAAGACAATTACAACAAGGAAGAGCCTGTCAAAGGCGCGATTGTTGGCCGCGTCAAAGGTGGCTTCACCGTCGATCTTGGCGGCGTCAATGCCTTCCTGCCTGGCTCGCAAGTCGATATCCGCCCGGTGCGCGATGTTGGCCCGCTGATGAACGAAGTTCAGCCTTTCGCCATCCTCAAAATGGACCGCGCCCGCGGCAACGTTGTTGTCTCTCGCCGCGCCATCCTTGAAGAGAGCCGCGCCGAACAGCGCGCTGAGATCGTTGGCGATATGAATGAAGGCGATACCCGCGAGGGCGTCGTCAAGAACATCACCGATTACGGTGCGTTCGTTGACCTTGGCGGCATTGATGGCCTCCTGCACGTGACTGACATGAGCTGGAAGCGGGTCAATCACCCAAGCCAGGTCGTCAATGTTGGCGACACGGTCAAAGTTCAGATCATCAAGATCAACCCAGAGACCCAGCGTATCAGCCTCGGCATGAAACAGCTGGAAAGCGATCCTTGGGACGATATCGAAGCCAAGTACACCGTCGGCACGCGCATGTCTGGCCAGGTCACCAACATCACCGATTATGGTGCCTTTGTTGAACTGGAAGACGGTGTTGAAGGTCTGATCCACGTCTCTGAAATGAGCTGGACCAAGAAAAACGTTCACCCTGGCAAGATCGTCTCGACGTCTCAGGAAGTGCTCGTCGAAGTCCTCGACGTTGACTCTGAGAAGCGCCGCATCTCGCTTGGCCTCAAGCAGACTCAGGACAATCCATGGTCGGCCTTCATGGCTGAGCATCCGGTCGGCACCGACATTGAAGGTGAAGTCCGTGGGATCACCGAGTTCGGTCTGTTCGTTGGCCTCGGCCCAGACCTCGACGGCATGGTCCACATCAATGACATCTCTTGGGAACAGTCTGGCGAAGAAGCGATCCAGGCCTTCAACAAGGGTGACACGGTGACCGCTCGCGTCCTCGACGTCGACACTGAGAAAGAGCGGATTTCGCTCGGCATCAAGCAAGTTGGCGGCGATCCAATCGCAGACAATGCGAGCGTCAAGCGCGGCGCAATTGTGACCTGCACGGTGACGGAAGTTGCCTCTGGCGGCATCGAGGTTGAGTTCGGCGATCCAGCCGTCAAAGCCTTCATTCGTCGTTCTGACCTGTCCCGCGACCGCAGTGAACAACGCCCGGAGCGTTTCGCGGTTGGTGACAAGGTTGACGCAAAGGTCACTCAGGTCGACCGCTCATCTCGCCGCATCTCTGTGTCGATCAAGGCGCTGGAGATCTCGGAAGAGCAGGAAGCCGTCGCACAGTACGGGTCTGCCGACAGCGGCGCATCTCTGGGCGACATCCTCGGCGCAGCGCTCGCCACGGGTGACGCAGCAGAGGCCCCAGCTGAGGAAGAGGTGAAAGCCGAAGCCGACGCTGAGGAGGCACCGAAAAAGAAAAAGGCGGCCCCGAAAAAGAAGGCCGCTCCAAAGAAGAAAAAAGCTGATGAAGGCGACGACGCCTAA
- the cmk gene encoding (d)CMP kinase, producing the protein MIIAIDGTLASGKGTIARRLARWFGLAHMDTGRLYRATGVAALNKHVDFDDPDALAEVALSLDLNDYDEDQLRTAEAGQAASRVAAVPAVRAALLDLQRAFAHQPKGAVLDGRDIGTVVCPHADVKLWVDASIEARATRRWKELTEKGESLTLEDMIAQLKERDERDRDRADAPMIAAADSVLIDTTHLTIDAAVDKARAAVDTIIAQKSESSEP; encoded by the coding sequence ATGATTATCGCAATTGACGGCACGCTCGCCTCTGGAAAAGGCACCATCGCCAGACGCCTGGCGCGCTGGTTTGGCCTGGCGCATATGGACACCGGTCGCCTGTACCGGGCCACCGGAGTGGCGGCGCTGAACAAGCACGTCGATTTTGACGATCCAGACGCGCTTGCCGAAGTGGCGCTCAGCCTCGATCTCAACGACTATGACGAAGATCAGTTGCGGACGGCGGAAGCCGGACAAGCCGCTTCAAGAGTTGCCGCTGTTCCAGCCGTGCGCGCAGCCTTGCTGGACCTTCAGCGCGCCTTCGCGCATCAACCCAAGGGCGCCGTCCTGGATGGCCGCGATATCGGAACCGTCGTCTGCCCGCATGCGGATGTGAAACTCTGGGTTGATGCCTCGATTGAGGCCCGCGCCACCCGGCGCTGGAAAGAGCTGACGGAGAAGGGGGAAAGCCTGACTCTGGAGGACATGATCGCGCAGCTCAAGGAACGTGACGAACGTGATCGCGATCGCGCCGATGCGCCGATGATTGCAGCCGCAGATTCAGTCTTGATCGATACCACTCACCTGACTATAGACGCGGCTGTGGATAAAGCGCGGGCAGCGGTGGATACCATCATTGCCCAAAAATCTGAGAGCTCTGAGCCGTAA